The following are from one region of the Candidatus Edwardsbacteria bacterium genome:
- a CDS encoding adenylate/guanylate cyclase domain-containing protein encodes MEQRELVKKILEKLDHITGRESSLLQGDLEQAVFAKLGQVEKIISSIQKYLPKRVIDKILLNPDGVKVEGERRQVTVLFGDLSGFTAMSETMDPEQVVEVVNQYFDTMVEIASRYGGHIDKFMGDALMVLFGAPVAHEDDPLRACMAAIEMLEAMDRFSAERKMDLAMSIGLNTGEVVALNVGSKERMEYTVIGDGVNLAARLEKVATARECVIGENTYRQVKGKIKLKKLKPVMVKGKSKPQNVYLIQGRMDEAGQASTLRAGSIKLVGRMAEMDSIKQALANAKDSRGQVVAITGDPGVGKSRIAKELELLARDQGFKFIKGKCHSYSNNAAYLPFIRQMHLVFNIEEKDSSERKLEKIQEMLHMLDLGDFESFLGSLLGINYPEIEGLDPEKRKRKTFEGIQELYLRLSKKQPLALAFEDLQWADTLSLELLEHLVDATAGQALLICADFRPELALPFIGKPYCLNINLKPLGKQEAWQMVSALAAVSDVEDQVLNKLLERTEGNPLFIEEVIRHLISRRLVRREGESLVPSKRFGKMTLPNTVASVVLGRIDKLGEELRRVLQYSAVIGKEFDRTVLAKLLKQPEEKIQSLLDSLEHFEGLLYSKLVDTRRVYEFHSTTTHEAAYSTLLKQRRKELHGKVAMTLENDYRDNLFFHLEDLAHHYYNSSNQDKALSYLHRAGDKSRGLYANPEAIEFYEKGLTVLKALKENDDRLLEKAEILGAQGAIYRLIGEMSRALKNLNQAVKVTAGGGNSAVSRKYTLEVGIIHDMLGQADRALVLWQKVQKAALKDKDKEAQALSLQNQGLLCLRKGDPAKAVEDFQTALKVFEELKVKKHIARINSHLAQAQEVMGNLDKAIEHNGTALAISQEINYLEGIASYNNNLGINLLMTGSIEQAAVNFRTAYNLAGKIGDRRVEALAGFNLGNCQYIMGNYDSAHEYYQGALASAREIGDIAQQMNIDINLGCLQQVRGNAKAALEYHTNALEIALKIGDRNNELETKRNLGIDLSMLADYGRARAEFESGLKLALEIGDPRMVAYIRANYGLTMVTLRDLNQAEKLLSEALEDARKVGDPEVILSVVRGFIELNQAKGDFGAGRQEVDRALRISGDTHNKRERAYALMYSALLMVQQNEHEGAATPISEALTLAREMNDGILLCKLYLISARRSLVCGSFNEAQMFISDAREEAAKSGAREEMAESDGLMARLKKMQGLEEEAETELARQRNELDDIARNIPEYLRKGYMEARLSSD; translated from the coding sequence ATGGAACAGCGGGAGCTGGTAAAAAAAATACTGGAGAAACTGGATCATATAACCGGCAGGGAAAGCAGCTTGTTGCAGGGGGACCTGGAGCAGGCTGTTTTTGCCAAACTGGGCCAGGTGGAGAAGATAATATCATCCATTCAGAAATATCTGCCCAAAAGGGTGATCGACAAGATTCTGCTCAACCCCGATGGGGTCAAGGTGGAAGGGGAGCGCCGGCAGGTCACCGTTTTGTTCGGGGACCTGTCGGGCTTCACCGCCATGTCCGAGACCATGGATCCGGAACAGGTGGTGGAGGTGGTCAACCAGTATTTCGACACCATGGTGGAGATAGCCTCCCGCTATGGCGGACATATCGATAAATTCATGGGAGATGCGCTGATGGTGCTGTTTGGCGCCCCGGTGGCCCATGAGGACGACCCGTTGCGGGCCTGTATGGCGGCCATCGAGATGCTGGAGGCCATGGACCGCTTCAGCGCCGAGAGAAAAATGGACCTGGCCATGAGCATCGGGCTGAACACCGGCGAGGTGGTGGCGCTCAATGTCGGCTCCAAGGAAAGGATGGAATACACCGTCATCGGCGACGGGGTCAACCTGGCGGCCCGGCTGGAGAAGGTGGCCACCGCCCGGGAATGCGTCATCGGTGAGAATACCTACCGGCAGGTAAAAGGCAAGATCAAGCTGAAGAAACTCAAACCGGTGATGGTCAAGGGAAAATCCAAGCCCCAGAATGTCTACCTGATCCAGGGGCGGATGGATGAGGCCGGCCAGGCCAGTACATTGCGGGCGGGCAGCATAAAGCTAGTGGGCCGTATGGCTGAGATGGATAGCATCAAGCAGGCCCTCGCCAATGCCAAGGACTCAAGGGGGCAGGTGGTGGCCATCACCGGGGACCCCGGGGTAGGTAAGTCCAGGATCGCGAAGGAACTGGAATTGCTGGCCAGGGACCAGGGATTCAAATTCATCAAGGGCAAATGCCATTCCTATTCTAACAACGCGGCTTATCTGCCATTTATCAGGCAAATGCATCTGGTCTTCAACATCGAAGAAAAGGACAGCAGTGAAAGAAAGCTTGAAAAGATCCAAGAAATGCTCCATATGCTGGACCTGGGCGATTTCGAATCATTTTTAGGGTCTTTGCTGGGCATCAATTACCCCGAAATAGAGGGGCTGGATCCGGAAAAACGAAAGAGGAAAACCTTCGAGGGCATCCAGGAGCTTTACCTGCGTCTGTCAAAAAAACAGCCTCTGGCCCTTGCCTTCGAGGACCTGCAGTGGGCCGACACCCTGAGCCTGGAACTGCTGGAGCATCTGGTGGATGCCACCGCAGGCCAGGCGCTGTTGATCTGTGCCGACTTCCGCCCGGAGCTGGCCCTGCCATTCATCGGCAAGCCATATTGCCTGAATATAAACCTGAAACCGCTGGGAAAACAGGAGGCCTGGCAGATGGTCTCGGCCCTGGCGGCAGTTTCTGATGTCGAGGATCAGGTTCTGAACAAGCTTTTGGAAAGGACCGAGGGGAATCCCCTGTTCATCGAGGAAGTGATCCGGCACCTGATATCGCGGCGGCTGGTGAGGCGCGAGGGGGAAAGCCTGGTCCCGTCAAAAAGATTTGGAAAGATGACCCTTCCCAACACCGTGGCTTCGGTGGTATTGGGCCGGATCGACAAACTGGGAGAGGAGCTGAGAAGAGTCCTGCAGTATTCGGCGGTGATCGGCAAGGAATTTGACCGGACGGTGCTGGCCAAACTGCTCAAGCAGCCGGAGGAAAAGATCCAATCCCTGCTGGACAGCCTGGAACATTTCGAGGGGCTGCTCTATTCCAAGCTGGTGGACACCAGGCGGGTCTACGAATTTCATTCCACCACCACCCATGAAGCGGCCTATTCCACCCTGCTCAAACAGAGGAGAAAGGAACTGCACGGCAAGGTGGCCATGACCCTGGAGAACGATTACCGGGATAACCTTTTCTTCCATCTGGAGGATCTGGCCCATCACTATTACAACAGCAGCAATCAGGACAAAGCGCTATCCTACCTGCACCGGGCTGGAGACAAATCCCGCGGACTTTATGCCAATCCGGAGGCCATTGAGTTTTACGAGAAGGGGCTGACCGTCCTGAAGGCGTTAAAGGAAAACGATGACAGGCTTTTGGAAAAGGCAGAGATACTGGGTGCCCAGGGAGCCATCTATCGGCTGATAGGTGAAATGAGCCGGGCTCTTAAAAATCTCAATCAAGCAGTCAAGGTAACAGCCGGGGGTGGCAATAGCGCTGTTTCCCGGAAATACACATTAGAGGTCGGCATCATCCATGATATGCTGGGCCAGGCCGACCGCGCCTTAGTCCTGTGGCAAAAAGTCCAGAAAGCAGCCCTAAAGGACAAGGACAAGGAGGCCCAGGCCCTTTCCCTGCAAAATCAAGGACTTCTATGCCTGCGAAAAGGGGACCCGGCCAAAGCCGTCGAGGATTTCCAGACGGCCTTGAAGGTATTTGAGGAGCTCAAGGTCAAAAAACACATTGCCCGGATAAATTCGCACCTGGCCCAGGCTCAAGAGGTCATGGGGAATCTTGACAAAGCCATCGAGCACAATGGCACCGCCCTGGCGATATCCCAGGAGATCAACTACCTGGAGGGGATTGCCTCGTATAATAATAACCTGGGCATCAACCTGTTGATGACCGGCAGCATCGAGCAGGCGGCGGTCAATTTCCGGACCGCCTACAACCTGGCCGGGAAGATCGGCGACCGAAGGGTCGAAGCCCTGGCCGGTTTCAACCTGGGCAACTGCCAGTATATCATGGGGAATTACGATTCGGCCCATGAATATTACCAAGGAGCCCTGGCCTCGGCCCGGGAGATAGGCGATATCGCCCAGCAGATGAACATAGACATCAACCTGGGATGCCTGCAACAGGTGAGGGGCAATGCCAAGGCCGCACTGGAATATCACACCAATGCCCTGGAAATAGCCTTGAAGATAGGCGACAGAAACAACGAACTGGAGACCAAGCGCAACCTGGGGATCGATCTTTCCATGTTGGCTGATTACGGCAGAGCCCGGGCCGAATTTGAAAGCGGCCTCAAACTGGCACTGGAGATAGGCGACCCCCGGATGGTGGCCTATATCAGGGCCAACTATGGGCTGACCATGGTCACTCTTCGGGATCTGAACCAGGCCGAAAAGCTTCTATCGGAAGCGCTGGAGGATGCCAGGAAGGTGGGGGATCCAGAGGTCATCCTGTCGGTGGTCAGGGGTTTCATAGAGCTGAACCAGGCCAAGGGCGATTTCGGAGCCGGCCGGCAGGAAGTTGACCGGGCCCTAAGGATATCCGGCGATACCCATAACAAGAGAGAACGGGCCTATGCCCTAATGTACAGCGCCCTGCTGATGGTCCAGCAGAATGAACACGAAGGGGCGGCGACCCCAATATCGGAAGCGCTGACC
- a CDS encoding cyclic nucleotide-binding domain-containing protein, translating into MTNIVEALKGNNLFSALTPEELERISRLIFVRSYRAGRTLFFEGTPGEVMYLIHSGKVGIYKTVKDKEELLLATLGPGSYFGEMSLLDSQPRSATARISEDGELVVITKKVFEQMLETDPKITSKLLITLVKVALHRLRTTDEKFKDQNN; encoded by the coding sequence ATGACCAATATTGTTGAGGCCCTTAAGGGCAACAACCTGTTCAGCGCCCTCACCCCAGAGGAGCTGGAGAGGATATCCCGGCTTATCTTCGTAAGATCCTACCGGGCCGGCAGGACCCTGTTTTTTGAGGGCACTCCCGGGGAGGTGATGTACCTGATCCATTCCGGCAAGGTCGGGATATACAAGACCGTAAAAGATAAAGAGGAACTGTTGCTGGCCACCCTTGGCCCAGGCAGCTATTTCGGCGAGATGTCACTGCTCGATTCCCAGCCCCGTTCAGCCACCGCCAGAATATCAGAGGACGGAGAGTTGGTGGTGATCACCAAAAAGGTCTTTGAACAGATGCTGGAAACCGACCCCAAAATAACGTCAAAACTCCTGATCACCCTAGTAAAGGTGGCCTTGCACCGCTTGAGGACGACTGATGAAAAATTCAAGGATCAGAACAACTGA
- a CDS encoding cyclic nucleotide-binding domain-containing protein — MDEVTGLRQCLLFQELTDEEFLKITQIMSTDAESFMPGALICQKDAPGDSLYMVKSGRVQISLPAEQTDIILAELGPGKFFGEMSLLDKAPRSANVVALEQTEIFVLTRKHIAYLVEKEPKIAAKTMLALSRVLSARIRVLNERIEDSLTAG; from the coding sequence ATGGACGAGGTTACCGGCTTGCGGCAATGCCTGCTTTTTCAGGAATTGACCGATGAGGAATTTTTGAAGATCACCCAGATCATGTCCACCGATGCCGAAAGCTTCATGCCCGGAGCATTGATCTGTCAAAAGGACGCCCCGGGGGACAGTCTCTACATGGTAAAAAGCGGCAGGGTGCAGATCAGTCTGCCGGCCGAACAGACGGATATTATCCTAGCCGAGCTGGGGCCGGGGAAGTTCTTCGGAGAGATGTCTCTTTTGGATAAAGCCCCCCGATCGGCCAATGTGGTGGCCCTGGAACAGACCGAGATTTTCGTGCTGACCAGAAAGCACATCGCCTACCTGGTTGAAAAAGAGCCCAAGATTGCCGCCAAGACTATGTTGGCTTTATCCCGGGTGCTTTCCGCCCGGATCCGGGTGCTCAACGAAAGGATCGAGGACAGCCTCACCGCCGGCTGA
- a CDS encoding PHP domain-containing protein, translating into MIIKDLHTHTLYSDGKLTPEEVCAIAQAKGYLVGISDHCGEGSFQINSDDQFRNYLQALERLPVFRSAELDLGTEIRISRQLLDECDYLIGGVHSIGHLNFFDSQAQMTAPRAVTEQMLDLIETKAQQHRFHILAHPGLLPLKLRPDAEKILDNKWSQLLVGLALKYDFALEISSRWELPGYETIQIALEAGVRFSLGSDGHDRGTVCLLDHSLAIANKLGLAEENIFPGKRSAGGEAVLDPFVEHPDPGGKHPG; encoded by the coding sequence TTGATTATAAAGGATCTTCACACCCATACGTTATATTCTGACGGGAAACTTACGCCGGAAGAAGTATGTGCCATAGCCCAGGCCAAGGGATATCTGGTGGGTATCTCCGATCATTGCGGCGAAGGAAGTTTCCAGATAAACAGCGACGACCAATTCCGGAATTACCTTCAGGCTTTGGAAAGGCTTCCGGTTTTCAGATCGGCCGAGTTGGACCTGGGCACCGAGATCAGAATATCGCGGCAATTGCTGGATGAATGCGATTATCTCATCGGAGGGGTGCATTCGATCGGCCACCTGAATTTTTTTGACAGCCAGGCGCAAATGACCGCACCTCGGGCCGTCACTGAACAGATGTTGGACCTGATTGAAACAAAAGCCCAACAGCACAGATTTCACATACTGGCCCATCCGGGGCTTCTTCCGTTAAAACTCAGACCGGATGCAGAAAAGATCCTGGATAACAAATGGAGCCAGCTCCTGGTGGGGCTGGCCCTGAAGTATGATTTTGCTCTGGAGATCAGTTCCCGATGGGAACTGCCGGGATATGAAACGATACAAATTGCTTTGGAGGCCGGGGTAAGGTTCTCCTTGGGTTCGGACGGCCACGACCGGGGAACGGTATGCCTATTGGATCATTCGCTGGCAATAGCGAACAAGCTGGGCCTTGCCGAGGAAAATATATTCCCGGGGAAAAGATCAGCCGGCGGTGAGGCTGTCCTCGATCCTTTCGTTGAGCACCCGGATCCGGGCGGAAAGCACCCGGGATAA
- a CDS encoding cyclic nucleotide-binding domain-containing protein gives MCDKTMDSQNNNSPSSISFWQNLADKMDFAKSRPAIRPGCEEASFISRDGKEFYVLKSPGGAGYIRLSAKDHFLFTLLDGSRTVQEVLVEYFRKYGALAFSRLGTLVQELFKGGFLSQSPRSFYSRLLKRIKLDKPLVKLIALLKSLPRRQWPVANLDNGITWLYEKGFKLFYFRPVQVVAAVFSLAGLFMFAHLFGAGEYSLFKSSGSVVLGLAVLVLLNYVSIVAHELSHALACKHYGRRINSGGVIINTVFPSFYVDITDSWLLPKRKRVLISLIGPFSQAFIAGVLSAVIMIFPHLFINPLLYKFAFLSYLTVFLNLNPLLELDGYYVLIDWLEIPGLKAKASDFVKKRLWPKIRAKEPFSWQDKVFTAYGLGAIVWSALALAIVGYFWRIRAQQIGSHLFNATSQQLRLILLLGVGVIILAALGAAYKKIKLMAVSLWRGFTDLIYRRPAAMAGALFLLCLLGSFIYSHIQGWPAVVISIIFALALGALSQRVYSYYKGSSLWLVLMGLLLAALGSLFIKIFPVDLRPAAWLLGSVALFAATYTQFSFSSLRRWRQWQRILWGGLWFGILVLVGYFHGMSTWRSLSIMLSTTAFLMLLSLVWHNMGSSLEYFWMYFLLGIISWNIILIFSLFNFGFLAALLLVFAVFWLYLIIKSARWLPESASFEPASSEKRRMRQAAVKIYRMASSYFASFFGQGQARAMDDRLNLIMIEKNWPIRLYGSRSEERFERSVGIVDRSLAFRGMLDEVLNYLSHEVGVYFARNTIKTAYQSLYWEEREIAQQYLMKDSLWARDMAVANLKQEKRDAQNVIAGVARFWELSEEETALFYSHLKEERVRSGEMIIRQGEPGDKFYIVKSGQVEVVISRTGEPDLMAANLTRGDYFGEIALIKNVPRTASVKAVADCSLLVLERKDFESLMARKVDLAVRIDRLIENRDFLIRLPLFAEFAPAQVAMAASRLVPERYHPGQPVIIQGEIGDSFFIIKEGRLDVRVMKDGQKNKVAELGPGEYFGEIALLLDVPRTADVVAGTECLVLRLHKDDFKSLLGEQLYFARSLERTSSRRMSDTRHKISF, from the coding sequence ATGTGCGATAAAACGATGGACTCCCAGAACAATAATTCTCCATCATCAATTTCATTCTGGCAAAATCTGGCCGACAAGATGGATTTTGCCAAAAGCCGACCGGCTATCCGGCCGGGATGCGAGGAGGCCAGTTTTATCAGTCGCGACGGCAAAGAGTTTTATGTTCTGAAATCCCCCGGCGGAGCCGGCTATATCCGCCTTTCAGCCAAGGATCATTTCCTGTTCACACTGCTCGACGGCAGCCGGACGGTCCAGGAGGTCCTGGTGGAGTATTTCAGGAAATACGGTGCTCTGGCCTTCTCCAGGCTGGGGACCCTGGTGCAGGAGCTCTTCAAAGGGGGCTTTCTTTCCCAAAGCCCGAGATCTTTTTACAGCAGGCTTCTCAAGAGGATCAAACTTGATAAACCACTGGTCAAGCTTATTGCTCTCTTAAAATCGCTGCCCCGGCGGCAGTGGCCGGTTGCAAATCTGGACAACGGCATCACCTGGCTGTATGAAAAAGGCTTCAAACTGTTCTATTTCAGGCCGGTGCAGGTAGTGGCCGCCGTCTTTTCCCTGGCAGGGTTATTCATGTTTGCCCACCTATTCGGGGCCGGAGAATACAGCCTGTTTAAATCGTCCGGCTCGGTCGTTTTAGGGCTGGCGGTGCTGGTGCTTCTCAATTACGTTTCCATTGTGGCCCATGAGCTATCACACGCCCTGGCCTGCAAACATTACGGGCGGCGCATCAACAGCGGCGGTGTGATCATAAACACAGTCTTTCCGTCCTTCTATGTTGATATCACGGACTCCTGGCTGCTGCCCAAGCGAAAAAGGGTTCTGATATCCCTGATCGGGCCTTTCTCCCAGGCCTTTATCGCCGGGGTCCTGTCGGCCGTAATAATGATATTTCCCCATCTGTTCATCAATCCGCTGCTTTATAAATTCGCCTTCCTGTCCTACCTGACGGTGTTCCTCAATCTCAATCCGCTGCTGGAGCTGGACGGATATTACGTTCTGATTGACTGGCTGGAGATTCCCGGCCTTAAGGCCAAGGCCTCCGATTTCGTCAAAAAACGGTTATGGCCTAAGATCAGGGCCAAAGAGCCGTTTAGCTGGCAGGACAAGGTCTTTACGGCTTACGGCCTGGGTGCCATCGTTTGGTCGGCTCTGGCCCTGGCCATCGTAGGGTATTTCTGGCGGATAAGAGCCCAGCAGATAGGGAGCCATTTATTCAATGCCACCAGCCAGCAGCTGCGCCTGATCCTTCTATTGGGAGTTGGTGTGATAATCTTGGCGGCGTTGGGAGCCGCTTATAAAAAGATAAAACTTATGGCGGTCAGCCTCTGGAGGGGCTTTACTGATCTGATATATCGCAGACCGGCAGCCATGGCCGGCGCCCTTTTCCTTTTATGCCTGCTGGGCAGCTTCATATACAGCCATATTCAAGGCTGGCCGGCCGTCGTCATCTCGATTATCTTTGCCCTGGCGCTGGGGGCGCTTTCCCAGAGGGTTTATTCCTATTATAAGGGATCTTCATTGTGGCTGGTGTTGATGGGGCTTCTTCTGGCGGCCTTGGGAAGCTTATTCATAAAGATATTTCCGGTTGATCTCCGGCCGGCCGCTTGGCTGCTCGGGTCGGTGGCATTGTTCGCCGCCACCTATACCCAATTTTCCTTTTCCAGCCTGCGCCGCTGGCGGCAGTGGCAGCGTATATTATGGGGCGGGCTGTGGTTCGGAATACTGGTATTGGTGGGATATTTTCACGGAATGTCCACTTGGCGGTCCCTGTCCATAATGCTTTCCACCACCGCTTTTTTGATGCTGTTGTCCCTGGTGTGGCACAATATGGGTTCTTCGCTGGAATATTTTTGGATGTATTTTTTGCTGGGTATCATCTCCTGGAACATCATACTTATATTTTCGCTGTTCAATTTTGGTTTTCTTGCCGCGCTGCTTCTGGTGTTTGCCGTGTTTTGGCTGTATTTGATAATAAAAAGCGCCCGCTGGCTCCCGGAGAGCGCAAGCTTTGAGCCGGCATCGTCCGAAAAAAGAAGGATGCGCCAGGCCGCCGTAAAGATCTACCGGATGGCCAGCAGTTATTTTGCCTCGTTTTTCGGCCAGGGGCAGGCCCGGGCGATGGACGACCGCCTTAATCTGATCATGATAGAAAAGAACTGGCCGATCCGCCTTTACGGCAGCCGGAGCGAGGAGCGATTCGAGCGCAGTGTCGGTATAGTCGACCGGAGCCTGGCTTTCCGGGGCATGCTGGATGAAGTGTTGAATTACCTTTCCCATGAGGTGGGCGTTTATTTTGCCAGGAATACAATAAAAACGGCCTATCAAAGCCTTTACTGGGAGGAGCGGGAGATAGCCCAGCAGTATTTAATGAAGGACTCTCTGTGGGCCAGGGATATGGCTGTGGCCAACCTCAAACAGGAGAAGCGCGACGCCCAGAATGTCATTGCCGGGGTGGCCAGGTTTTGGGAATTGAGCGAAGAGGAAACAGCCCTGTTCTATTCCCACCTCAAGGAGGAAAGGGTCCGTTCCGGAGAGATGATCATACGGCAGGGCGAACCGGGCGACAAGTTCTATATCGTCAAATCCGGCCAGGTGGAGGTTGTAATATCCCGCACAGGCGAGCCCGATCTGATGGCAGCCAACCTTACCCGCGGGGATTATTTCGGCGAGATCGCCCTGATCAAAAACGTCCCCCGAACCGCCTCGGTAAAAGCCGTGGCCGATTGCTCCCTGCTGGTTCTGGAACGGAAGGATTTCGAATCCCTGATGGCCAGAAAGGTGGACCTGGCGGTCCGCATCGATCGGCTGATAGAGAACCGGGACTTTCTGATAAGGCTGCCGTTATTCGCCGAGTTCGCCCCGGCTCAGGTGGCCATGGCCGCCTCCCGTCTTGTTCCTGAAAGATACCACCCCGGACAGCCGGTAATTATTCAAGGGGAGATTGGCGACAGTTTTTTCATCATCAAAGAGGGCCGCTTGGACGTCCGGGTGATGAAGGACGGGCAGAAGAACAAGGTGGCCGAGCTGGGTCCCGGCGAGTATTTTGGCGAGATAGCACTGCTGCTTGATGTTCCCCGCACGGCCGATGTGGTGGCCGGTACGGAATGCCTGGTGCTCCGGCTCCATAAGGACGACTTTAAAAGTCTTTTGGGGGAGCAGCTGTATTTTGCCAGGAGTTTGGAGAGAACGTCCAGCCGGAGGATGAGCGATACCCGGCACAAGATCAGTTTCTAA
- the nadD gene encoding nicotinate-nucleotide adenylyltransferase gives MVVIENKTKKIGIFGGTFDPIHYGHLIAAQSALEALGLDRLIFVPAGKPPHKCNWKISPPAIRFKMVQLGITGNKHFTVSDIELASQCASYTVESLKKLKKMFPGSELYLLIGLDQALALSTWRKPEEILKICQVVVMSRPGYRTVEVESKWRKETGFLTVPLIEISASDIRGRIFRGASIEYLVPPRVRQYIQQQGLYKDK, from the coding sequence ATGGTGGTGATCGAAAATAAAACAAAAAAGATCGGGATCTTCGGTGGCACCTTCGATCCCATCCATTACGGACACTTGATAGCCGCCCAGAGCGCCCTGGAGGCCCTGGGGCTGGACCGGCTGATATTCGTTCCGGCCGGGAAGCCGCCCCATAAATGCAACTGGAAGATATCCCCGCCCGCAATAAGATTTAAAATGGTCCAGCTGGGCATTACGGGCAATAAGCATTTTACGGTTTCAGATATCGAACTGGCATCTCAGTGCGCCTCGTATACGGTAGAAAGCCTGAAGAAGTTAAAAAAAATGTTCCCCGGTTCAGAATTATACCTATTGATCGGCCTGGATCAGGCTTTGGCCCTTTCCACCTGGAGGAAGCCCGAGGAGATATTGAAAATATGCCAAGTGGTGGTCATGTCCCGGCCCGGGTACAGGACCGTGGAGGTTGAGAGCAAATGGAGGAAGGAGACGGGTTTTCTGACGGTCCCGCTTATCGAGATCAGCGCTTCAGATATTCGGGGGAGAATCTTTCGCGGTGCCAGTATAGAATACTTGGTGCCTCCCAGGGTCAGACAATACATCCAGCAGCAGGGGCTCTATAAAGATAAATGA
- the bamD gene encoding outer membrane protein assembly factor BamD — protein sequence MQKGILSITAALLIMLSMISCGGKKAVAKLDAEDTFARGMEFYNQKKYVDAIDDFKEIVYNYSGTRVAAEASYYLGECYFNTKDYAAAVDEYQHLTSDYPSSPMAEKGLYRMAYAYYKMSPNYALDQSETAEKAKSTLQLYFERYPEGQEDAQKLLLQVNEKLAHKDYESGLIYFKMKQYSPAQIYFQGVIKDYPGTSWAGKSGQMLLQIEPLLKKTAPAKPEPAADSTKSDQTN from the coding sequence ATGCAAAAAGGTATCCTATCCATAACGGCGGCGCTGTTGATAATGTTGTCAATGATCTCCTGCGGCGGGAAAAAGGCGGTGGCCAAACTTGATGCCGAGGACACTTTTGCCAGGGGCATGGAGTTTTACAACCAGAAGAAATATGTGGATGCCATAGACGATTTCAAAGAGATCGTTTATAACTACTCCGGCACCAGGGTGGCCGCCGAGGCTTCGTATTACCTGGGGGAATGCTATTTTAACACCAAGGATTATGCCGCGGCGGTTGACGAGTACCAGCATTTGACCTCCGACTATCCTTCCAGCCCCATGGCCGAAAAGGGCCTTTATCGCATGGCTTACGCTTATTACAAAATGTCGCCCAACTATGCCCTGGACCAAAGCGAGACCGCCGAAAAAGCCAAAAGCACTCTGCAGTTGTATTTTGAGCGCTACCCGGAGGGCCAGGAGGATGCCCAGAAGCTGCTGCTGCAAGTAAACGAAAAGCTGGCCCACAAGGATTACGAGTCAGGCTTGATATATTTCAAGATGAAACAATATTCCCCGGCCCAGATATATTTCCAGGGCGTCATCAAGGATTATCCCGGAACTTCCTGGGCCGGAAAATCGGGCCAGATGCTGCTGCAGATCGAACCGCTGCTGAAAAAAACGGCCCCGGCAAAACCGGAGCCAGCGGCTGACAGCACCAAGAGCGACCAGACCAACTAG